A genomic region of Carassius carassius chromosome 13, fCarCar2.1, whole genome shotgun sequence contains the following coding sequences:
- the LOC132155480 gene encoding extracellular calcium-sensing receptor-like, translated as MKMKMNSIFGMPVFFYTMLLFHQFHTKAETYLCHMIGDLKYPLLFKDGDITIGALFPIRSIETLPSFVFTKKPQPLSCSSVNLRDFRRAQTMIFAIEEINRIESLLPNVSIGYRIYDTCGSRLSSMSATMALMNGQEFAAEDRCNGQSPIHAIIGETESSATVILSRTTGPFTIPVISHSATCECLSNRKNYPYFFRTIASDYHQSRALAYIVKHLGWSWVGTVNTDNDYGNNGMAIFLSTAKEEGICVEYSLKFYRTEPEKLQKVVETIKKSTSKVIVAFLTSYEMYNLLEHLSIQNITGLQMIGVEAWITAKRLITPNSFNILGGSLGFAVRKIYIEGFEDYVTKVFWETAFPCLNTEQKKYSQYAINCNIYQDLLVLKSFSDDLPEQRYASNVYNSVYAVAHSLHSLLKCKDGCEKDLLIQPQQVAEALKKVNFTVKMGNSVWFDSSGGVIAQYEVINWQQDSDGSVQFKPVGYYDASLPPDQRFLLNAENIIWVGGQLEKPRSVCSDSCPPGTRKATQKGRPVCCYDCIPCAEGEISNETDSNDCKQCPGEYWSNAEKNKCVLKDVEFLSFTEVMGIVLLFFSLLGAGLTVLMAILFYIKKDTPIVKANNSELSFLLLFSLSLCFLCSLTFIGQPTEWSCMLRHTAFGITFVLCISCVLGKTIVVIMAFKSTLPGSNVIKWFGPAQQRLSVLAFTLIQVLICVLWLTICPPFPYKNMKYYHEKIILECSLGSTTGFSAVLGYIGLLAVLCFILAFLARTLPDNFNEAKFITFSMFIFCAVWIIFIPAYVSSPGKFTVAVEIFAILASSFGLLFCIFSPKCYIMLFKPEQNTKQHMMGKVPSNSY; from the exons atgaagatgaagatgaactcAATCTTTGGGATGCCTGTATTTTTTTACACAATGCTTCTTTTCCATCAATTTCATACAAAAGCAGAAACATATTTATGCCATATGATAGGAGACCTGAAGTACCCACTGTTATTCAAGGATGGAGACATAACTATCGGAGCACTTTTTCCAATCCGAAGCATAGAGACATTACCTTCATTTGTGTTTACAAAAAAACCTCAGCCTCTGTCATGCTCCag CGTGAATCTAAGAGATTTCAGAAGGGCACAGACCATGATTTTTGCCATTGAGGAGATTAACCGAATTGAAAGTTTGCTTCCGAATGTTTCTATTGGCTACAGAATCTATGATACCTGTGGTTCAAGACTGTCTTCTATGAGTGCAACTATGGCATTAATGAATGGACAAGAATTTGCAGCAGAGGACAGATGCAATGGGCAGTCTCCTATACATGCCATCATAGGAGAAACAGAGTCATCAGCCACAGTGATTCTGTCCAGAACTACAGGACCTTTTACAATTCCAGTG ataaGTCACTCAGCCACGTGTGAATGCCTCAGTAATAGGAAAAATTACCCCTATTTCTTCAGAACTATTGCTAGTGATTACCACCAGAGCAGAGCACTTGCATACATAGTCAAGCACTTAGGCTGGTCTTGGGTTGGAACTGTGAATACCGATAATGACTATGGAAACAATGGCATGGCCATATTTCTCAGTACAGCCAAGGAAGAGGGGATTTGTGTAGAGTACTCTTTAAAATTCTACCGAACAGAGCCTGAGAAACTCCAAAAAGTGGTAGAGacaattaaaaaaagcacatcaaaagTGATTGTTGCGTTTCTTACTAGTTACGAGATGTACAACCTACTTGAACATCTAAGTATTCAAAACATTACAGGCCTCCAGATGATTGGTGTGGAAGCATGGATAACAGCAAAGCGTTTGATCACTCCAAACAGTTTTAATATTCTGGGAGGGTCACTGGGTTTTGCAGTGAGAAAAATTTATATTGAAGGTTTTGAAgattatgttacaaaagtattctGGGAAACAGCTTTTCCTTGCTTAAACACTgagcaaaaaaaatattctcaataTGCAATAAATTGCAACATATATCAGGACCTGCTTGTGCTAAAAAGCTTCAGTGATGATTTGCCTGAACAAAGATATGCAAGTAACGTCTACAACTCAGTTTATGCTGTTGCTCATTCATTACACAGTCTactcaagtgcaaagatggctgTGAAAAAGATCTGTTAATACAACCACAGCag GTAGCTGAGGCtctaaaaaaagtaaatttcacTGTAAAAATGGGAAATAGTGTGTGGTTTGACAGCTCTGGTGGCGTAATAGCCCAATACGAAGTCATAAACTGGCAGCAGGACTCTGATGGATCAGTCCAGTTTAAACCAGTGGGATACTATGATGCCTCACTGCCCCCTGATCAGCGCTTTTTGCTTAATGCTGAAAACATAATCTGGGTTGGAGGACAGCTGGAG AAGCCAAGGTCTGTGTGCAGTGACAGCTGTCCTCCAGGTACAAGGAAAGCTACACAAAAAGGAAGACCTGTCTGCTGTTATGACTGTATTCCATGTGCAGAAGGAGAAATCAGTAATGAGACAG ATTCGAATGACTGCAAGCAGTGTCCAGGGGAATACTGGTCTAATgctgagaaaaataaatgtgtgttaaaGGATGTAGAGTTTCTCTCATTCACAGAAGTTATGGGTATAGTgctactttttttctcacttcttggAGCAGGATTAACTGTTCTGATGGCCATCCTGTTTTACATTAAGAAGGACACCCCCATAGTAAAAGCCAACAACTCAGAGCTGAGCTTCCTGCTGCTCTTCTCATTGTCTCTGTGTTTCCTCTGTTCACTTACTTTCATCGGTCAGCCCACTGAGTGGTCCTGTATGTTACGTCACACTGCTTTTGgaatcacttttgtcctctgtATTTCCTGTGTTTTGGGTAAAACAATAGTGGTGATAATGGCCTTCAAGTCGACACTTCCAGGAAGCAATGTCATTAAATGGTTTGGGCCTGCACAACAACGACTTAGTGTTCTTGCTTTTACACTAATACAGGTTCTTATCTGTGTGCTTTGGCTAACAATATGTCCTCCTTTTCcctacaaaaatatgaaatattatcatGAAAAGATAATTCTTGAATGCAGTCTGGGTTCTACTACAGGTTTCTCTGCTGTGCTGGGTTATATTGGCCTACTGGCTGTCTTGTGCTTTATTTTAGCTTTTCTGGCTCGCACTCTGCCTGATAATTTCAATGAAGCTAAATTCATTACATTCAGTATGTTCATATTCTGTGCTGTATGGATCATATTTATCCCAGCTTATGTCAGTTCTCCAGGAAAATTTACTGTAGCTGTGGAGATATTTGCAATTTTAGCTTCAAGCTTCGGTTTACTATTTTGCATATTTTCACCAAAATGTTATATTATGCTGTTTAAACctgaacaaaatacaaaacaacataTGATGGGAAAGGTTCCATCCAATTCCTACTGA